One window of Oncorhynchus kisutch isolate 150728-3 linkage group LG25, Okis_V2, whole genome shotgun sequence genomic DNA carries:
- the LOC116357427 gene encoding uncharacterized protein LOC116357427, producing the protein MQYWAYTFYWEYIKRFPSSQCLGIEAFTCDEERCLVVAKLFAKKMCPKMLPSAADVDKAEDSGSNGSVDLNLAILETANPVKVVDITTPLTTNPVNLEVLDETLVLQSGFVPAPCIPPPGFSPAPCIPPSGFPLTSCTASPSFAANAMQGFGTKIILKQMVLLFLERHPPISDDLESEFLTIADHICTLFQSITDRFRNIVNEELEKWTDSDSKQYWAYTLDWEYMKRCPSSQCLGIEAFTCDEERCLVLATLFAKKLYPKMFLSAADVDKAEDSGSNGSVDMNLAIVDKFVPNPVKVLELLQPLSLPDIKKPLTTIHDKVLDNITTPLVDSPVKMFSPSAEYRQTVERCWDRNYYNEQKKLMKQFLVLQRQGLQSHVPHHTTVEDMSNWLIKNKSLER; encoded by the exons aTGCAGTACTGGGCTTACACCTTCTACTGGGAGTATATAAAGAGGTTCCCATCATCCCAGTGCCTGGGGATTGAAGCCTTCACATGtgatgaggagagatgtttagtggTGGCCAAATTGTTTGCAAAGAAGATGTGCCCCAAGATGCTCCCCTCAGCAGCAGACGTCGACAAGGCTGAAGATTCAGGCAGCAATGGA TCTGTGGACTTGAACCTGGCAATCCTAGAGACCGCTAACCCTGTCAAAGTggtagacatcacaacacccctgaccACTAATCCAGTCAACCTTGAGGTTTTGGATGAAACACTTGTCCTtcagtcag GCTTTGTCCCGGCACCCTGCATTCCACCCCCAGGCTTTTCCCCAGCACCCTGCATTCCACCCTCAGGCTTTCCCCTGACATCCTGCACCGCATCGCCAAGCTTCGCCGCTAATGCCATGCAGGGCTTTGGCACGAAAATCATCCTGAAACAAATGGTCCTGCTATTCTTGGAGAGGCACCCTCCTATATCAGACGACCTTGAGTCAGAGTTCCTCACTATTGCCGATCATATCTGCACGCTGTTTCAAAGCATCACTGACAGATTCCGCAACATCGTTAatgaggagctggagaagtggACAGACTCTGACAGTAAGCAGTACTGGGCTTACACCTTAGACTGGGAGTACATGAAGAGGTGCCCATCATCCCAGTGCCTGGGGATTGAAGCCTTCACATGtgatgaggagagatgtttagtgtTGGCCACCTTGTTTGCAAAGAAATTGTACCCCAAGATGTTCCTCTCAGCAGCAGACGTCGACAAGGCTGAAGATTCAGGGAGCAATGGA TCTGTGGACATGAACCTGGCAATCGTCGACAAATttgtccctaaccctgtcaaggtgttggagttgCTTCAACCCCTGTCACTTCCAGACATCAAAAAGCCCTTGACCACTATACATGACAAAGTgctggacaacatcacaacacccctggttgattcCCCAGTTAAG ATGTTCAGTCCGAGTGCTGAATACCGCCAGACTGTAGAGCGGTGCTGGGACAGGAACTACTACAATGAGCAG AAGAAGCTGATGAAGCAGTTTTTGGTGCTCCAGAGACAAGGCCTCCAGAGTCATGTCCCTCACCACACCACCGTGGAGGACATGAGCAACTGGCTTATTAAGAACAAGTCCCTGGAGCGGTGA
- the LOC109869957 gene encoding uncharacterized protein LOC109869957: protein MRDVEHEAFTELATDLSQAINSLDFTADLSYLNPEVCDEVVRALKSISQSLAFQPYSELCCPSKVVVDIVSRLLQALWSCQMESPCDQSSMALSDMSVTIVLAVVENLSRVLKAPPVAQVYYSRSTGVRMVHSLNRKIQCLNSPEDLRRALFTQSSTLISTIIEAVSTKVQRLFEAPADYIPLSSIRSWLSEPKASEVRPKCPDQLVISSELLRNIIGMIVYVVFEGHLEEDINLHYWPLINDIIHQLSLCGVKVTKKGGKANWHIGWYQILEMVTNIHTHLHRYTGTELVLKFATSARATMLTRHMVHHVVEELVKLKDVDEGTLASGSSESVTAPLITNPVKVDNITTTMTTTPVDLQSGFAHLSCPPPPGFAQASCQPPPGFALASCPPPPGFAQASCPPRSGFIPASCPPPPGFPPASCHPPLTIADHICTLIQSITARSNNIVNKELEKCIDSYSKSIWADTFYCEYMKMYPSPQGIEAFSFDEERFLVVANIIGRILLNNLQLEMLLSVEDFNVDEVGSSGSVDLNLAIPETANPVKVVDITTPLTTNPVNLEVLDETLVLQSGFSPAHCTPPPGFSPAHCTPPPEFAPTPCTPPPGFALTTYTSSPSFVANAMQGFGTKVILKQMVLLFLERLPPSSEDLESEFLTITDRICTLFQSITARFRNIVNEELEKCTDSDSKKYWAYTFYWEYMKRYPSSQCLGIEAFTCDEERCLVVAKMFAKKMCPKMLPSAADFDEAEDSGSNGSVDLNLAIPETANPVKVVDITTPLTTNPVNLEVLDETLVLQSGFSTAHCTPPPGFSPAPCTPPTEFSIAPCIPPPGFALATCTSSPSFAANAMQGFGRKVILKQMVLLFLERLPPASEDLESEFLTITDRICTLFQSITDRFRNIVNEELEKCTDSDSMQYWAFTFYWEYIKRYPSSQCLGIEAFTCDEERCLVVAKLFAKKMCPKMLPSAADVDKAEDSGSNGSVDLNLAILETPNPVKVVDITTPLTTNPVNLEVLDETLVLQSGFVPAPCIPPPGFSPAPCIPPSGFPLTSCTASPSFAANAMQGFGTKIILKQMVLLFLERHPPISDDLESEFLTIADHICTLFQSITDRFRNIVNEELEKCTDSDSKQYWAYTLDWEYMKRCPSSQCLGIEAFTCDEERCLVLATLFAKKLYPKMFLSAADIDKAEDSGSNGSVDMNLAIVDKFVPNPVKVLELLQPLSLPDIKKPLTTIHDKVLDNITTPLVDSPVKDHGGAIVNNSATRGYTDLQVHAGSAKAANDAMTKHLAVEWGPSGVRVNTLAPGPISGTEGFCRLGGNRAERMDAFSSIPPQRVGNKMELAHGELFLNSRTSSC, encoded by the exons ATGAGGGACGTTGAACATGAGGCTTTTACTGAGTTGGCCACCGACCTTAGTCAGGCCATTAACTCACTTGACTTTACTGCTGATCTCTCCTACCT AAACCCTGAGGTCTGCGATGAAGTTGTAAGAGCTCTAAAGAGCATTTCCCAGAGCCTGGCCTTCCAGCCGTACTCCGAGCTGTGCTGTCCCTCTAAGGTGGTGGTGGACATCGTGTCCAGGCTGCTCCAGGCCCTCTGGTCCTGCCAGATGGAGAGCCCCTGTGACCAGTCCTCCATGGCCCTGAGTGACATGAGTGTCACCATAGTGCTGGCAGTAGTGGAGAACCTCTCTAGAGTTCTGAAGGCTCCTCCTGTCGCTCAAGTCTACTACTCCCGTTCCACTGGTGTCAGGATGGTCCACTCACTCAACCGTAAGATCCAGTGCCTAAACAGCCCTGAGGACCTTAGGAGAGCTCTTTTCACCCAAAGTTCCACCTTGATCAGCACCATCATTGAAGCTGTGAGCACCAAAGTCCAGAGGCTGTTTGAAGCTCCTGCTGACTACATTCCATTAAGCTCTATCCGCAGCTGGCTATCAGAGCCCAAGGCGAGCGAGGTTCGTCCAAAGTGCCCTGACCAGCTGGTAATCTCCTCGGAGCTCCTGAGGAACATCATTGGTATGATAGTTTATGTAGTCTTCGAAGGCCACCTAGAGGAAGACATCAACCTTCATTACTGGCCCCTCATAAACGACATAATCCACCAGCTGTCACTGTGTGGGGTCAAAGTCACAAAGAAAGGGGGCAAGGCCAACTGGCACATTGGCTGGTACCAGATCCTTGAGATGGTGACAAACATCCATACTCATCTTCACCGCTATACTGGCACAGAGCTGGTACTAAAGTTTGCAACATCTGCCAGGGCCACCATGCTAACGAGGCACATGGTTCACCATGTGGTCGAGGAGCTGGTAAAGCTGAAGGACGTGGATGAAGGGACACTAGCTTCAGGGAGCAGTGAG TCTGTCACAGCACCCCTAATCACTAACCCCGTCAAagtggacaacatcacaacaaccATGACCACGACTCCAGTTGACCTCCAGTCAG ggtTTGCCCATCTatcctgccccccaccaccaggctttgcccaGGCATCCTGCCagccaccaccaggctttgcccttgcatcctgccccccaccaccaggctttgcccaGGCATCATGCCCCCCACGATCAGGCTTTATCCCGGCgtcatgccccccaccaccaggctttcCCCCGGCATCTTGCCACCCACCACTCACTATCGCAGATCATATCTGCACTCTAATTCAGAGCATCACTGCCAGATCCAACAACATCGTCAAcaaggagctggagaagtgtaTCGACTCTTATAGTAAGAGCATCTGGGCTGACACTTTCTACTGCGAGTACATGAAGATGTACCCATCACCCCAGGGGATTGAAGCCTTCTCATTTGATGAGGAGAGATTTTTAGTGGTGGCCAACATAATCGGCAGAATATTGCTGAACAATCTCCAGCTAGAGATGCTCCTCTCAGTGGAAGACTTTAATGTGGATGAAGTAGGGAGCAGTGGG TCTGTGGACTTGAACCTGGCGATCCCAGAGACCGCTAACCCTGTCAAAGTggtagacatcacaacacccctgaccACTAATCCAGTCAACCTTGAGGTTTTGGATGAAACACTTGTCCTtcagtcag GCTTTTCCCCGGCACACTGcaccccaccaccaggcttttcCCCGGCACACTGCACCCCACCACCTGAATTTGCCCCAACACCCTGCACTCCACCCCCAGGCTTTGCCCTGACAACCTACACCTCGTCGCCAAGCTTTGTCGCTAATGCCATGCAGGGCTTTGGCACCAAAGTCATCCTGAAACAAATGGTCCTGCTATTCTTGGAGAGGCTCCCTCCTTCGTCAGAGGACCTTGAGTCAGAGTTCCTGACTATCACCGATCGTATCTGCACGCTTTTTCAAAGCATCACTGCCAGATTCCGCAACATCGTTAatgaggagctggagaagtgtaccgactctgacagtaAGAAGTACTGGGCTTACACCTTCTACTGGGAGTATATGAAGAGGTACCCATCATCCCAGTGCCTGGGGATTGAAGCCTTCACATGtgatgaggagagatgtttagtggTGGCCAAAATGTTTGCAAAGAAGATGTGCCCCAAGATGCTCCCCTCAGCAGCAGACTTCGACGAGGCTGAAGATTCAGGGAGCAATGGA TCTGTGGACTTGAACCTGGCGATCCCAGAGACCGCTAACCCTGTCAAAGTggtagacatcacaacacccctgaccACTAATCCAGTCAACCTTGAGGTTTTGGATGAAACACTTGTCCTTCAGTCAG GCTTTTCCACGGCACACTGcaccccaccaccaggcttttcCCCGGCACCCTGCACCCCACCAACAGAATTTTCCATAGCACCCTGCATTCCACCCCCAGGCTTTGCCCTGGCAACCTGCACCTCGTCGCCAAGCTTTGCCGCTAATGCAATGCAGGGCTTTGGCAGGAAAGTCATCCTGAAACAAATGGTCCTTCTATTCTTGGAGAGGCTCCCTCCTGCGTCAGAGGACCTTGAATCAGAGTTCCTGACTATCACTGATCGTATCTGCACGCTGTTTCAAAGCATCACTGACAGATTCCGCAACATCGTTAatgaggagctggagaagtgtaccgactctgacagtaTGCAGTACTGGGCTTTCACCTTCTACTGGGAGTATATAAAGAGGTACCCATCATCCCAGTGCCTGGGGATTGAAGCCTTCACATGtgatgaggagagatgtttagtggTGGCCAAATTGTTTGCAAAGAAGATGTGCCCCAAGATGCTCCCCTCAGCAGCAGACGTCGACAAGGCTGAAGATTCAGGCAGCAATGGA TCTGTGGACTTGAACCTGGCAATCCTAGAGACCCCTAACCCTGTCAAAGTggtagacatcacaacacccctgaccACTAATCCAGTCAACCTTGAGGTTTTGGATGAAACACTTGTCCTtcagtcag GCTTTGTCCCGGCACCCTGCATTCCACCCCCAGGCTTTTCCCCAGCACCCTGCATTCCACCCTCAGGCTTTCCCCTGACATCCTGCACCGCATCGCCAAGCTTCGCCGCTAATGCCATGCAGGGCTTTGGCACGAAAATCATCCTGAAACAAATGGTCCTGCTATTCTTGGAGAGGCACCCTCCTATATCAGACGACCTTGAGTCAGAGTTCCTCACTATTGCCGATCATATCTGCACGCTGTTTCAAAGCATCACTGACAGATTCCGCAACATCGTTAatgaggagctggagaagtgtaccgactctgacagtaAGCAGTACTGGGCTTACACCTTAGACTGGGAGTACATGAAGAGGTGCCCATCATCCCAGTGCCTGGGGATTGAAGCCTTCACATGtgatgaggagagatgtttagtgtTGGCCACCTTGTTTGCAAAGAAATTGTACCCCAAGATGTTCCTCTCAGCAGCAGACATCGACAAGGCTGAAGATTCAGGGAGCAATGGA TCTGTGGACATGAACCTGGCAATCGTCGACAAATttgtccctaaccctgtcaaggtgttggagttgCTTCAACCCCTGTCACTTCCAGACATCAAAAAGCCCTTGACCACTATCCATGACAAAGTgctggacaacatcacaacacccctggttgattcCCCAGTTAAG